Sequence from the Candidatus Binataceae bacterium genome:
GTCGGCCCCTTTTCGCAGTTGAGGCAGCGGGCGAGGATGCGCGCGGCGGTGGTTTTGCCGACGCCGCGGATGCCGGTGAACAGGAAGGCGTGGGCGATCCGGCCGCTTTGCAGGGCCTGACTGAGCGTGCGGGTTACGTGTTCCTGGCCGACCAGCTGGGCAAAGCGGTCGGGGCGCCATTTGCGCGCCAACACCAGGTGCGACGACGGATCGGAAGCCATCAGCGATAACCGGCCATCGAGCGACTACGGAAAAAGCGGCATTCTGCCCGCCGAGTGATAGCTAGGCTCCCCTGCGGCACAGGGTGTCAACCGGTGCCGTTGCTTCCTTCCGGACCTGGCGGGGTTCGCGGTCTTCCCTTGCGCAGGACCCAGCTATCATCGACGGGCAGCCCCTTCGCGGCCAGCCGCTGAGTCTCCAATTAAATTCCCATCGCGCGGGCCATGCAACCATACGACCCTCGGCGATGTGTACATCACGCAGCGACGGGCTCGGCCGGCGCTCCGGCGCGCCGTGCAAGCGTGAGCCGGAGCCAGACGCGCGCCGAGTCGGTAAGAATCACGATCACGACCGCAATAAAGATGAAAGTCATCGCGGTGTCGATCCGATCGTTCCAGACCAGGCGTGTGATCGTTGCCGAGCGCGCGGCGCTGGTCGTGGGCAGTGCCTGCTCGGCCGCGAGTTGCGCGGCGTGAGCGAGAAAACCGACGTTGGGCGCGGAACTGAAGATTTTCTCCAGCCCGGCCGTCATCGTGACCGACACCAGCCAGCAAAGCGGAGTCAGCGTGACCCAGGCGTAGCGGCTCTTGCCCTGGCGCATCATCGCCGAAGTTGCGACGCAGAGCGCGATCGTCGCCAGCATCTGGTTCGCGATCCCGAACAGCGGCCATAGTGAATTGATGCCGCCCAGCGGATCGATCGTGCCGAAGTAGAGAAAATAACCCCACGCCGCGACGATCAACGCCGAGGTCGCTACGATGTTCAGGTACGAGCCGGCGTCGCCGAGCGACGGGTGGACCTGGCCGAGCAGGTCCTGGAGCATGAATCGCGCGACGCGTGTGCCGGCGTCGAGCGTGCTCAGGATAAACAGCGCCTCAAACATGATCGCAAAGTGGTACCAGAGCGCGATTACCGCGCCGCCACCGAGCGAATGCGCGAAGATATGCGCCATCCCGACCGCCAGCGATGGCGCGCCGCCAGTGCGCGCGTAGAGCGTTTGCTCGCCGATCGAGGCCGCGAGCGCGCGCATCTCCTGGTCGGTGATGGCGAAGCCCCACGCCGAAATCTTTTCGCAGGCGGCGATCCCCGTGCCGACCACGCCGGCCGGCGCGTTGACCGCGAAGTAGATGCCGGGCTTGATGATAATCGCCGCGATCATCGCCATCACGGCCACGAACGACTCCATCAGCATGCATCCGTAACCCACCATCCGCGCATCGCCCTCGCGCTCGAGCATCTTGGGCGTGGTGCCCGAGGCGATCAGCGAATGGAAGCCCGAGATCGCGCCGCAGGCGACCGTGATGAAGGCGAAGGGGAAAACCTTGCCCCCGAAAACCGGCCCGCTGCCGTCGGTAAAGCGGGTCAGCGCGGGCATCAGGGTCGGCGGATGCATCGCGACGATCCCGGCCGCCAGCGCGAGGATCGTGCCGATCTTGATGAAGGCCGAAAGATAGTCGCGCGGCGCGAGCAACAGCCATATCGGCAGCACTGAAGCCATGAAACCGTACGCGATGATCCATACCGCGAGATGCGGTGCGTCCATCGCGAAGTAGTGGCCCCAGCTGAACCCCTCGACGTAGCGTCCGCCGAGCACCGCCGCCGCGATCAGCGCGACGCCGAGCACCGACGCCTCGAGGATTCGGCCGGGGCGCAAATACGTCATGTATATGCCGACCAGCATCGCGATCGGCACGGTCGCGGCGACGGTCGAGGTCGCCCACGTGCTCTGCTTCATCGCGTTGATCACCACCAGGCCGAGGACGGCGATCAGGATGACCATGATCAGCAGCACTCCGCCGAGCGCCACGAGGCCGCCGACCGGGCCGATCTCGTCACGCGCCATCTTGCCGAGCGAGCGGCCGTCACGCTTGAGCGAGTAGCCGAGGATTACGAAATCCTGCACGCATCCGCCGAGCACCGCGCCGATTACGATCCAGAGCGTGGACGGCAGGTACCCGAATTGCGCCGCGAGCACCGGGCCGACCAGCGGGCCGGGACCCGCGATGGCGGCAAAGTGATGGCCGAAGGTGATCCAGCGCGGCGTCGGCACGTAGTCACGGCCGTTGTTAAGGCGGACGGCGGGTGTCGGATGTGAATCGTCGAGTTCGAGCACCCGGCGGGCGATGAATCCCGAATAGAAGCGGTAGCCGACGGCATAGACACAGACCGCGGCGATCACGAACCAAAGCGCGCTCGGACGATCCTCGCCGCGCGCGAGCGCGATATAGGCAAGGCCGCCCGCGCCCAACGCGGCCACCGCGGCCCAGATAAGGATTCGTGATGCCTTCAAGACTACGCCGTCCTCGGTGCCGCCGCGCCGCCGGGTTTTCCCGGGCGGCCAAGCGATTGCGCCCGCGCTCCTGGAAATCGGGGGGCGCACGACTATGGCTGATGCTTTAGGAGAGACCGGCCGCGCTTTGCAAGCGCTTTCCGAGGGTCGTCGAGCAAAGCCGTCCGCGAGGAGCGGACCGACTGATTCGGTTCAGGACGGCTTGACCGGAGTTGCTTCGACCGGGGGTTTGGTCTCGGCGGTCTTTTGCGCCTGCTGGCTTGACGGCTCGGGCTCGTTCATCGCGCGCTTGAAGTCCTTGATCGCCTTGCCGAGCGCGCCGCCCACGTCGCCGAGCTTACTCGGGCCGAAAATGATCAGGATGATCACCAGCAGAACCAACAAATGAGAAGGTGCGAAAATATCCATGGTCATCTCCGCACGGCGGGATCCGTGCCGTGCTGTCAAAAAGTCTATCGCGCGCCGACGCCGATTGCTACCAGCGGTTGGGGCGCGGCGCAAGTCCCGGCGGACGGCCTTCCCGCGCCGCTACCGGCCGGTTGGCGCGCTGCGCGCAGGAGTGGCCAATCGCGCCGCATCTTCGCCCGTGCCCACGCTTTCCAGCCGGTAGCGCTGGACCTTGCGGTACAGCGTTGAAAGGTGTATGCCCAGCGCCTCGGCGGCACGAACCTTGTCGCCCTGGACGCGCACCAGCACCCGCCGGATATGCTCTCGCTCGAGTTCTTCCAGCGTCATGCCGGCGCCGTCGCTCGAGGCCGGCGGCGCCGCCGACTTGTCGTTGAGCTTCTCCGGCAGGTCGTGGGCATGGATGACGTCAGTCTCGGCCAGGATAGCGGCGCGCTCGACGCTGTTTTCGAGTTCGCGCACGTTGCCCGGCCACGCATAGCCGACCATCACGCGCATCGCGCCCTTGGAAAAGCGCATCGATGAACGCCCGAGCTGCTTCTCATACTTGCGCAGGAAATGGTTGGCGAGCAGCGGAATGTCGTCGCGGCGCTCGCGCAGCGCGGGCAGGGCGATATTGATCACGTTGATGCGGTAGAGCAGCTCCTCACGGAAGCGGCCCTCCTTGGCTTCGCGCTCGAGGTCGCGATTGGTCGCGCAAATAACCCGCACGTCGAAGCTCACCGGATCGTTGGAGCCGAGCGGGTAGCATTCGCGCTCCTGGAAGGCGCGCAGCAGCTTGACCTGCAGCGCAAGCGGCATCTCGCCGATCTCGTCGAAGAGCATCGTGCCCTTGTCCGCCGCCTTGAGCAGGCCCACCTTGTCCTGCGCAGCTCCGGTGAACGCGCCGCGCTTGTAACCGAAGAGTTCGCTCTCGAGCAGATTCTCGGGCAGCGCGCCACAGTTGATCGGGAGGAAGCGGGCGTGTGCGCGCTCGGAGCTGAAATGCAGCGCGCGTGCCACCAGCTCCTTGCCGGTGCCCGATTCGCCCGTGATGAGCACGCTCGAGTCGGTACGCGCGACCTTCTCCATGACGCGGAAGACCTGCTCGATCGCGTCGCTTTTGCCGATGATGTTTTCGAAGCGATACTTCTCGCGCAGCTCGCGGCGCAGGAAGCGGTTTTCCTGGAACAGCGCCTTTTGCGCCAGCGCGTTGCGCACCACGGCCTTGAGATGGTCGTTGGCGAAAGGCTTGGTGATGTAATCGTAGGCGCCCTCGTGGAGCGCGTGCACGGCGGACTCGACGCTCGGGTAGGCGGTCACGATGATGCCCATCACTTCAGAGTCGAGCGCGCGCACGCGGCTCAGGAGATCGAGGCCGCTGCCGCCGCCCAGGTTGACGTCGATTATCGCGAGGTCGATCTTTTCGCGCTCGAAGATGCCGAGCGCGACCTCGGCGGCGTGCGCCTCGAAGACCGTGTAGCCCTCGCTGCGCAAGAGCTGCGCGATGATCGAGCGCATCAGGTCTTCGTCTTCGACCACCAGCACGTGGTACGGGCCGCGCTGGGGGGCGGGCGCCGGG
This genomic interval carries:
- a CDS encoding carbon starvation CstA family protein produces the protein MKASRILIWAAVAALGAGGLAYIALARGEDRPSALWFVIAAVCVYAVGYRFYSGFIARRVLELDDSHPTPAVRLNNGRDYVPTPRWITFGHHFAAIAGPGPLVGPVLAAQFGYLPSTLWIVIGAVLGGCVQDFVILGYSLKRDGRSLGKMARDEIGPVGGLVALGGVLLIMVILIAVLGLVVINAMKQSTWATSTVAATVPIAMLVGIYMTYLRPGRILEASVLGVALIAAAVLGGRYVEGFSWGHYFAMDAPHLAVWIIAYGFMASVLPIWLLLAPRDYLSAFIKIGTILALAAGIVAMHPPTLMPALTRFTDGSGPVFGGKVFPFAFITVACGAISGFHSLIASGTTPKMLEREGDARMVGYGCMLMESFVAVMAMIAAIIIKPGIYFAVNAPAGVVGTGIAACEKISAWGFAITDQEMRALAASIGEQTLYARTGGAPSLAVGMAHIFAHSLGGGAVIALWYHFAIMFEALFILSTLDAGTRVARFMLQDLLGQVHPSLGDAGSYLNIVATSALIVAAWGYFLYFGTIDPLGGINSLWPLFGIANQMLATIALCVATSAMMRQGKSRYAWVTLTPLCWLVSVTMTAGLEKIFSSAPNVGFLAHAAQLAAEQALPTTSAARSATITRLVWNDRIDTAMTFIFIAVVIVILTDSARVWLRLTLARRAGAPAEPVAA
- the tatA gene encoding twin-arginine translocase TatA/TatE family subunit, giving the protein MDIFAPSHLLVLLVIILIIFGPSKLGDVGGALGKAIKDFKRAMNEPEPSSQQAQKTAETKPPVEATPVKPS
- a CDS encoding sigma-54 dependent transcriptional regulator; translated protein: MNETDPLIPDTLAGHERPAPAPQRGPYHVLVVEDEDLMRSIIAQLLRSEGYTVFEAHAAEVALGIFEREKIDLAIIDVNLGGGSGLDLLSRVRALDSEVMGIIVTAYPSVESAVHALHEGAYDYITKPFANDHLKAVVRNALAQKALFQENRFLRRELREKYRFENIIGKSDAIEQVFRVMEKVARTDSSVLITGESGTGKELVARALHFSSERAHARFLPINCGALPENLLESELFGYKRGAFTGAAQDKVGLLKAADKGTMLFDEIGEMPLALQVKLLRAFQERECYPLGSNDPVSFDVRVICATNRDLEREAKEGRFREELLYRINVINIALPALRERRDDIPLLANHFLRKYEKQLGRSSMRFSKGAMRVMVGYAWPGNVRELENSVERAAILAETDVIHAHDLPEKLNDKSAAPPASSDGAGMTLEELEREHIRRVLVRVQGDKVRAAEALGIHLSTLYRKVQRYRLESVGTGEDAARLATPARSAPTGR